The Filimonas lacunae genomic sequence CAGCATAAAGCGCCGGTCGTATACATAGTTGAGGTTGGTTAAAAAACCTACACTACGGGTGGTGATGTTGCTGGCCACCGGTGTGCTGTAGGGCATAAAGCCATAAGCAAAAGCGGGGCTGCCATCTGTGCCATAGGGAAAGCCTACGGCGGTAAATCCTACGGTATTATTCTTCTGTTGCTGCACATCGCCACGCACCGAAGCAGTGAACTGATGCCTGTTCACCAACTTAGCGTAAGTAAGCATCAGGTTGGCATTGTACTGGCTGTTTTCCAGCCGTGTGTTCTGGTAGCTGCCCTGCTGGTTGGCAGGTAAGCCCTGGAAAGCGGAGTTATCAGGTGGAATAAACACCAGTGTAGTAGTGTTGCCTTTGCCTACCAGCACAGCACCTTGTAAGCGAAACGAAGGGGAAAGCGTAACTATCGCCTGCAGGTTGTTTTGAAAAGCAAACTGCTGCGTTTGATTTTTACTGTATATGCTGGCATTGTATAAAGGATTAAGGATGGAGGTGTCATATAAGGGATCGAGATAACGGGGAATAGAACCATCGTCATTTCGCTTACGGTAGTAAGGAATGGCATTGGCAAAATCGGAGAATGAACCATAAGGCGATTCTATAGCCGTGTTACCACGCACAGTGAACAGGTTGGAAATATTCACGCGGCCTTTACGGTAACTGAGGTTGATATTACCGCTCCAGTTGTCGCGACCCGAACCTTTCATGACACCATTTTGCTTGCTGTATAAGATACCTGCATTCACCATCAAATCAGGACTACCACCGGTAACCTGCACCGAATGCTTGTTAGAGAAACCCGTTTGCACCGGTTCGCTTAACCAATAGGTGTTCACCCCTTTCTGCACTTCGGCCAGGCGTGCATTATACACAGCCTCACTTTCCCAACCGAGCTGCCCGGTGCTGGAATAGCGGCCGGCCAGTTTATCAAACTGCAATTTCTCTGCGGCATTCATCAGGTTATAGCTGCGTAAATCAGGCACATCTACCTGGAAATCGCCATTATAACTTACCTGTAGCCTACCCGGTGTTGGTCGTTTGGTTTCAACTACCACCACACCATTCGCCGCCTTAGAGCCATACAGCGCTGTAGAAGCCGCATCTTTTAATATAGTAACACTGGCCACGCGATTCATATCCAGATCGTAAATAGCCTGTAGTGTAGTTTCAAAACCATCCAGTATAAACAAGGGCTGGTTGGGATTAGAACTGAACTGATCGTTCAGGTTAATAGTGCTGATACTGGTTCTGCCTCTTATTTCAAAATCGGGCAGCTTGTTAGGGTTACTGCCCTGCAGATTGTTTTCTACCTTAATAAACGAAGGGTCCAGGCTTCGGAGACTTTCCAGGATATTCCTGTTGCCTACGGTTTTCAAATCCTGGCCGCTGTATACTGCTGCAGCACCGGTAAAACTTTCCTTTTTACGTACGCCCATACCTGTGCTTAGTTCCAATGTATTCAGCTGGTTCACCTTTACTTTCAAATGCACCGCCACTGCCTGCATTTCAGGAGAAACATGTATCACCTGCTCTTCATAACCTACACTGGAAATAATCATCACAAACTCACCAGGCATATCCTGTAAAGCCAGCAAGCCATTGCTATTGGTTACATAAGTTCGTTTGGATCCTTTAATAGCTACTGTTACACCCGCCATTGGCACACCTCTTTCATCCATTACCCGCACCATCAGTTCTACCTGGCGGTTATCGGGCGCGGCACCAACAGGCAAATCCATTAACAAGGTTCTTTGTTTTTTAATAATCACCGTACCTTCTTTCACTTCATATTGAAAGGCCTGGTTTTTAAATACCGCTTTCAACGCTTCTTCCAGCGGGGTATCTTTTAAATCAATGGTTACCGGTGCGGCTGTGCGCAACTGCTCCATGTTAAAGATCATGCTCACTCCTGTTTGGGCGGCTATTTCACTAATCACTTCATGCAGCGGCTGTTTATGCACCGAAAGGGTTACCTTCTGCGATAAGCCGGTAGCGCTCACGTGCATACAAATCACAAGAAGCAAAGCAGTTAATCTCATATACAGCATTATTTTTCGGGACTGCAAAAGGCAAAGGACTGGCCCTATCCTTTTGCGAAGGATAAAATGCATAACTTTAGCATGTTTTGGTTTTAAATGGAATTCTTTCAGCAAGAGGGAAGCCCAAAATCAAACGCCTGCCGGGGATGTTCGTAGCATCTCCGGTTTTTGTTTTCCGGGCTTGTGTCAGTTTTTTGTTACGTCATAAGCAGTGATTGTTTACATATTATATGGATTAAGGAAGTACGATTACTTTGCGGCCTTCTATTTTGAAATGCCTGATTCCATTGCGCTCCAACAGCTCTAAAACCTTTTTGAGATCGCTGTTGCGGTTAATCACTCCACCATACCGCGTATCATCTGCCGGAGCCTGCATGTCAATATCTATATCATACC encodes the following:
- a CDS encoding SusC/RagA family TonB-linked outer membrane protein, translating into MRLTALLLVICMHVSATGLSQKVTLSVHKQPLHEVISEIAAQTGVSMIFNMEQLRTAAPVTIDLKDTPLEEALKAVFKNQAFQYEVKEGTVIIKKQRTLLMDLPVGAAPDNRQVELMVRVMDERGVPMAGVTVAIKGSKRTYVTNSNGLLALQDMPGEFVMIISSVGYEEQVIHVSPEMQAVAVHLKVKVNQLNTLELSTGMGVRKKESFTGAAAVYSGQDLKTVGNRNILESLRSLDPSFIKVENNLQGSNPNKLPDFEIRGRTSISTINLNDQFSSNPNQPLFILDGFETTLQAIYDLDMNRVASVTILKDAASTALYGSKAANGVVVVETKRPTPGRLQVSYNGDFQVDVPDLRSYNLMNAAEKLQFDKLAGRYSSTGQLGWESEAVYNARLAEVQKGVNTYWLSEPVQTGFSNKHSVQVTGGSPDLMVNAGILYSKQNGVMKGSGRDNWSGNINLSYRKGRVNISNLFTVRGNTAIESPYGSFSDFANAIPYYRKRNDDGSIPRYLDPLYDTSILNPLYNASIYSKNQTQQFAFQNNLQAIVTLSPSFRLQGAVLVGKGNTTTLVFIPPDNSAFQGLPANQQGSYQNTRLENSQYNANLMLTYAKLVNRHQFTASVRGDVQQQKNNTVGFTAVGFPYGTDGSPAFAYGFMPYSTPVASNITTRSVGFLTNLNYVYDRRFMLDAVYRLDGTSVFGSSRQFKPFVSAGLGWNLHNEQFMKQLKWVNLLKLRGNMGYSGNENIGTFSSVSLYNYISGNTNNFGQGLTVASLGNPVLDWQKTLQESYGVDFNLLNNRVSGSVEYFHKKTDPLAVGAAGTLPSSAGVNANYVLNLGYLTTKGWTVNVRVSPVYNLKDRIIWTIGVMGSNYTSRYGGFSNRLSELNKAEQDANGLSRYYDGYSPDDMWAVVSRGIDPATGVEVFQKKNGKLTYDYDPADIVKVGNTRPTIEGTMNTTLAYKDFTLGAVVRYQVGGYVFNNALFNKVETNSSATFNNNMDRRALYDRWQKPGDVAQFAGIGTYASRVMSSRFIQKDTHFTGESFSIGYRVNGGWVKKMQLQTLGINLYLNDIFRIESILTERGIDYPYARTFSFSINASF